In the Haloarcula marismortui ATCC 43049 genome, one interval contains:
- a CDS encoding RNA-guided endonuclease InsQ/TnpB family protein produces MLEVHRTHRAKILNYSQVEDSLNRHGWSASKLWNVANYHSRQVWEETREIPGHEELKNELKGHDKYKGLHSQSSQRVLEELAEAFNSWYSSDDERDNPPGYRKQNYYDQQGRRVHEEHPLSTVTWKQNGIRHDTKNNRVRLSKGANHKEHPKAWEYILVEYETRPGVEVENLQQVRAVYDQTKERWELHLVCKEEIETPDAPGTETAGIDLGISNFAAVAYSTEDADLYPGNRLKQDGYYFPKEIANCDDSSGDRATRLHHKWSERRTHFFHSLAKHIVEKCIERSVGRINVGDLEGIREDENAKSKNWGRHGNLDLHGWAFDRFTSILEYKAKVEGIEVMEVSERDTSKTCCVCGREDDSQRVERGLYVCESCDAAFNADVNGAENIRLDIDEESNSESTGQLSGDRSTGWLAQPGVYLYDLSCGFQPQREVVDSKP; encoded by the coding sequence ATGCTGGAAGTCCACCGAACCCATCGAGCGAAAATCCTCAATTACAGTCAGGTAGAGGACTCGCTCAACCGTCACGGGTGGAGTGCCAGCAAACTCTGGAACGTCGCCAACTACCACTCCCGCCAAGTCTGGGAGGAGACTAGGGAGATTCCCGGCCATGAGGAGTTGAAAAACGAGTTGAAAGGTCACGACAAGTACAAGGGACTGCACAGTCAGTCCAGTCAGCGGGTTCTGGAGGAACTCGCTGAAGCCTTCAACTCGTGGTACTCCAGTGATGACGAACGGGACAATCCGCCCGGCTATCGCAAACAAAACTACTACGACCAACAGGGTCGTCGCGTCCACGAAGAACACCCACTCAGTACGGTGACGTGGAAACAGAACGGCATCCGCCACGACACTAAGAACAACCGTGTCCGCCTCTCTAAGGGAGCGAACCACAAAGAACATCCGAAAGCGTGGGAGTACATCCTTGTCGAATACGAGACACGCCCCGGCGTCGAGGTTGAGAACCTGCAACAGGTTCGTGCTGTTTACGACCAAACAAAGGAGCGATGGGAGTTACACCTCGTCTGCAAGGAAGAAATCGAGACGCCCGACGCTCCCGGAACCGAGACTGCGGGCATCGATCTCGGTATCAGCAACTTCGCCGCTGTCGCCTACAGCACCGAAGACGCCGACCTCTATCCCGGCAACCGCCTGAAACAGGACGGGTACTACTTCCCGAAAGAAATCGCCAACTGTGACGACAGCAGTGGCGACAGGGCCACGCGACTTCATCACAAATGGTCGGAACGCCGCACCCACTTCTTCCACAGTCTCGCCAAACACATCGTGGAGAAATGTATCGAGCGTAGTGTGGGTCGCATCAATGTCGGGGACTTGGAAGGCATCCGCGAGGACGAGAACGCCAAGTCGAAGAACTGGGGTCGGCACGGCAACCTCGACCTACACGGGTGGGCGTTCGACCGCTTCACGTCGATCCTCGAATACAAGGCGAAGGTTGAGGGCATCGAGGTCATGGAAGTGTCCGAACGCGACACGAGTAAAACGTGCTGCGTTTGTGGAAGAGAGGACGACAGTCAGCGTGTCGAACGCGGGTTGTACGTCTGTGAGTCGTGTGATGCGGCGTTCAACGCGGATGTGAACGGGGCGGAAAACATCCGTCTGGATATCGACGAGGAAAGTAACTCCGAGTCTACCGGGCAGTTGTCCGGGGATAGGAGTACCGGCTGGTTGGCACAGCCCGGAGTCTACCTGTACGACCTCTCCTGCGGATTCCAACCGCAACGAGAGGTGGTAGACTCCAAACCCTAA
- a CDS encoding TetR/AcrR family transcriptional regulator yields MSDSVPFAEDPEDTYDAIMYATFSALKKYGYAELSIQRIASELNFSKSTLYHHFSDKDDLLLSFFNFLLDELEQFCKSSSTNEPKKELLDFVDVLLDEGITQKEQSAKGEILAAYIELRSQAIHDTKYRERITRTDKRFVKQIAVIIDAGIDKGVFQPVEPEETAEFILAILNGILMQGSTRKRAPFQQLRQNLIEYIQTELFVESATRS; encoded by the coding sequence GTGAGTGATTCAGTTCCATTTGCCGAAGACCCGGAAGACACCTATGACGCTATTATGTACGCTACCTTTTCGGCACTCAAAAAGTATGGATATGCGGAGCTATCCATTCAACGGATTGCCAGTGAACTCAATTTCAGCAAGTCTACCTTATACCACCACTTCTCTGATAAAGATGACCTCCTCCTCTCGTTTTTCAACTTCCTATTGGATGAATTAGAGCAATTCTGCAAATCTAGTTCAACCAACGAGCCAAAAAAAGAGCTTTTGGACTTTGTCGATGTCCTTCTCGATGAGGGCATAACACAGAAGGAACAATCAGCGAAAGGTGAAATACTTGCAGCGTATATTGAACTGCGCTCCCAAGCGATTCATGATACTAAGTATAGAGAACGTATCACAAGGACAGACAAGCGCTTCGTCAAACAGATAGCGGTAATTATCGACGCAGGGATTGATAAGGGAGTATTTCAGCCAGTTGAGCCGGAGGAAACAGCTGAGTTCATATTGGCAATACTAAATGGAATACTTATGCAAGGGTCAACTCGAAAGCGTGCGCCGTTCCAGCAGCTACGTCAGAATCTTATTGAGTATATTCAAACAGAGCTATTTGTAGAGTCAGCGACCCGCTCCTAG
- a CDS encoding TrmB family transcriptional regulator — protein sequence MSDDLSDQARSTAVKQLKALGLSTYAARTFVALISLGEGTAQDVSEVADVPRTRVYDAADELRDRGLVDVKQSSPRRYWAISTETAGRHFEQEYDHRVTVLTNALDRLASANRSTEQQGVWTVTGRDTVTGRVVDFISSADDEVVYMTAEELLTDEIAESLSTASDRGVTIRLAEMSQSVEAQLERDVPDAQLFESAWEWSDTPAGRLLMIDQQKTLVSVLVGANGGYSLEPSDETAIWGTGQSNSLVVVLKALFAWQLANNRE from the coding sequence ATGTCCGACGACCTATCCGACCAAGCACGATCTACGGCCGTCAAACAGCTCAAAGCACTCGGCCTCAGTACCTACGCCGCCCGGACATTCGTCGCACTTATCAGTCTCGGCGAAGGGACTGCGCAGGACGTGAGTGAAGTTGCCGATGTCCCCCGAACTCGCGTCTACGACGCAGCTGACGAGCTCCGTGACCGCGGTCTCGTCGACGTGAAACAGTCGAGTCCCCGGCGATATTGGGCCATTTCGACAGAGACGGCTGGCCGTCACTTCGAACAGGAGTACGACCACCGGGTGACGGTTCTGACAAACGCGCTCGACCGGCTTGCATCAGCGAATCGTAGCACTGAACAGCAAGGTGTCTGGACGGTAACCGGCCGGGATACCGTGACCGGACGCGTAGTGGATTTCATCTCGTCTGCTGATGATGAGGTCGTTTACATGACTGCCGAAGAGCTACTGACCGACGAAATCGCTGAATCCCTCTCGACCGCCAGCGACCGTGGGGTCACAATTCGGCTCGCAGAGATGTCACAATCCGTCGAAGCCCAGCTCGAACGGGACGTCCCTGACGCGCAACTGTTCGAATCGGCGTGGGAGTGGTCGGATACGCCTGCTGGTCGCCTACTCATGATAGACCAACAAAAAACGCTCGTGAGTGTGCTCGTCGGCGCCAATGGTGGCTACTCACTTGAGCCCTCCGACGAAACCGCTATCTGGGGCACGGGGCAGAGCAACAGCCTTGTTGTCGTGCTGAAAGCGCTGTTCGCCTGGCAGCTTGCCAACAACCGCGAATGA
- a CDS encoding HalOD1 output domain-containing protein, whose product MHDDTNEESGSGPADQPESEDTGSTTVRDNWKESDRPSVATVEAVAAATNREMTDLPPLHETIDASALDTLLNGQPSSVTISFRYADTAVSMSGDGSIEVHVERNSREEDSG is encoded by the coding sequence ATGCACGACGATACAAATGAGGAAAGTGGCTCAGGTCCAGCCGATCAACCCGAAAGCGAAGATACAGGTTCCACTACAGTACGTGATAACTGGAAGGAATCGGATCGCCCCAGTGTTGCGACCGTCGAAGCAGTCGCAGCGGCTACCAATCGTGAAATGACTGACCTGCCACCCTTGCACGAGACGATCGATGCCAGTGCACTCGATACACTGCTCAATGGACAGCCATCATCAGTAACAATCTCCTTCCGGTACGCAGACACCGCTGTCTCGATGAGCGGGGATGGAAGTATCGAAGTCCACGTCGAGAGAAACTCTAGAGAAGAAGATAGCGGATAA
- the csg gene encoding HVO_2072 family ArtA-dependent S-layer glycoprotein, giving the protein MSVFAAAVAFSGAAAAANRGAGFTYSTGPTDSNGGGNGDSVGQVGPGAVVFQGEEDLEDGGNFGSNTDIGQLQKVSGDNSGILLGNPIPQDQPTGSYTFDGNSGTDGVTLQTPRVTSVEVQNGGSGDVTGSTLQTSSSGPDAFVRADYNFQEAEDLEITVEDENGLEVTNEIVVQKTGLPTADRNNDNGASGSNGDFDVGWELDTTDIDEGQYTITVEGTEDLTFGDASETVTVNITSDQQASLNLDNDEVVQGENLQFNVENSPEGNYHVVLVESSEFRDGITADQASRIFRNVGDVQEVGLVDNTGPVSASTVASNVGSDQEVADVTRYAYGVVEIDGGSGVGSIETQFLDDSSVDVELYPASDSSNDGYASGGSHASSVTVRDTDGDGTDDSEDAIVTDLLETDDDQSFDVVEGEITLDSPSGAYITGSQIDVNGTANQGVDQVALYARDNNDYELIEIDGSNTVSVDGDDTFSEEDVVLSQGSKGGNSIVSLPGSYRIGVIDVQDADLDSDGTVDDTLTTSDFNSGVSGATALRVTDTALNGTFTTYNGQIASDDGQIDVDGQAPGKDNVIVAFVDSRGNAAAQVVSVDDDDSFSEEDIDITSLSEGTVTAHILSSGRDGEYGDTGTSSDSAFVNTIETGYAGGSSTGDQVREQILANTVDDTASDDLIVNEQFRLTDGLTTIESVSSPVEANGTLEVQGNTNRVPDDNTITVEILNSEDESVTVESTDEWGSDGQWSVNVDLSDVDIEPGNYTVEADDGDNTDRTSVTVVEAGSLEEEQPDTETPEPDTETPEPDTETPEPDTETPEPDTETPEPDTETEEATTEASGPGFTAAIALIALVAAALLAVRRDN; this is encoded by the coding sequence ATGTCCGTATTTGCGGCCGCCGTAGCGTTTTCAGGAGCTGCTGCAGCCGCAAACCGCGGTGCAGGTTTCACGTATAGTACAGGACCAACTGACAGTAATGGCGGCGGCAACGGCGACAGCGTTGGCCAAGTCGGCCCTGGTGCAGTTGTCTTCCAAGGTGAGGAGGATCTTGAGGACGGCGGTAACTTCGGGAGCAACACTGATATTGGCCAACTTCAGAAGGTGTCAGGAGACAACTCTGGTATTCTGCTCGGGAACCCAATCCCACAGGATCAGCCTACCGGTAGCTACACCTTTGATGGCAATTCTGGCACTGATGGCGTAACTCTGCAAACGCCACGAGTTACCAGCGTTGAGGTACAAAACGGTGGCAGTGGTGACGTAACCGGGAGTACCCTGCAGACATCATCTTCCGGCCCTGATGCATTCGTGCGTGCTGATTACAACTTCCAAGAAGCAGAGGATCTCGAGATTACTGTTGAGGACGAAAACGGTCTGGAAGTCACCAACGAAATTGTTGTGCAAAAAACCGGTCTCCCGACTGCAGACCGCAACAATGATAATGGTGCCTCAGGCTCGAATGGCGACTTCGATGTCGGCTGGGAGCTTGACACCACTGACATTGATGAAGGACAGTACACTATTACAGTTGAAGGTACCGAGGACCTGACCTTCGGCGACGCCTCAGAGACTGTCACGGTCAACATTACCAGCGATCAGCAGGCTTCGCTGAACCTCGACAATGATGAGGTTGTGCAGGGAGAAAACCTCCAGTTCAATGTTGAGAACAGTCCTGAAGGGAATTACCATGTTGTCCTAGTTGAGTCCAGTGAATTCCGTGATGGGATCACGGCTGACCAAGCTAGTCGCATCTTCCGTAATGTTGGCGATGTACAAGAAGTTGGACTTGTCGACAACACGGGGCCCGTTAGTGCTAGCACGGTCGCTAGTAACGTTGGCTCAGATCAAGAGGTCGCCGATGTGACCCGGTACGCATACGGTGTCGTCGAGATTGACGGTGGTAGCGGTGTTGGTTCCATCGAAACACAGTTCCTTGACGACAGTTCTGTTGACGTGGAACTATATCCTGCAAGTGATTCTAGCAACGATGGCTACGCTAGCGGTGGGTCGCACGCGAGTAGTGTCACGGTTCGAGACACCGATGGCGATGGTACAGACGATAGCGAAGACGCCATCGTAACTGACCTACTTGAGACAGACGATGATCAGTCCTTCGACGTTGTTGAGGGTGAAATCACGCTTGATAGTCCCTCTGGAGCGTATATTACCGGTTCACAGATCGATGTGAATGGGACAGCAAACCAGGGAGTGGACCAAGTTGCACTGTACGCTCGCGACAACAACGACTACGAACTCATCGAAATCGATGGGTCAAACACCGTCAGCGTTGACGGCGACGACACGTTCAGCGAAGAAGATGTCGTCCTCAGCCAAGGGAGCAAGGGTGGCAACAGCATCGTTAGCCTTCCGGGGAGCTACCGGATTGGAGTAATTGATGTTCAAGACGCCGATCTTGACTCCGACGGTACAGTTGACGACACGCTAACCACTTCTGACTTCAATAGTGGTGTCAGTGGGGCTACTGCGCTCCGTGTTACTGACACTGCCCTGAATGGCACGTTCACAACGTACAACGGCCAGATTGCAAGTGATGATGGCCAGATTGACGTTGATGGACAGGCACCTGGTAAAGACAATGTCATCGTAGCATTCGTTGACTCGCGAGGCAATGCCGCCGCTCAGGTAGTTTCGGTTGACGATGACGATAGCTTCAGCGAAGAGGATATCGACATCACGAGCCTTAGTGAGGGCACTGTCACTGCACATATCCTGTCGTCTGGACGTGACGGTGAATACGGTGATACCGGTACTTCCAGCGACAGTGCGTTCGTAAACACGATTGAAACCGGTTATGCTGGCGGTAGCAGCACTGGTGACCAAGTCCGTGAGCAGATCTTGGCAAACACTGTTGATGACACTGCTAGTGATGACCTCATTGTGAATGAGCAATTCCGTCTTACGGACGGATTGACGACTATTGAGTCTGTTAGCAGTCCAGTTGAGGCCAATGGCACTCTGGAAGTGCAGGGTAATACCAATCGTGTTCCAGACGATAACACGATCACGGTTGAAATCCTCAACAGCGAGGACGAGTCCGTCACTGTCGAAAGCACCGACGAGTGGGGTTCCGACGGCCAGTGGTCTGTCAATGTTGACCTATCCGATGTCGACATTGAGCCCGGCAACTACACCGTCGAAGCTGACGACGGTGACAACACTGATCGGACCAGTGTCACTGTCGTTGAGGCAGGCTCGCTAGAGGAAGAGCAGCCGGACACGGAGACGCCGGAGCCGGACACGGAGACGCCGGAGCCGGACACGGAGACGCCGGAGCCGGACACGGAGACGCCGGAGCCGGACACGGAGACGCCGGAGCCGGACACGGAGACTGAAGAGGCCACGACCGAAGCAAGTGGTCCTGGCTTCACGGCAGCCATCGCGCTCATCGCGCTCGTTGCTGCTGCACTCCTCGCTGTTCGCCGCGATAACTAA